The genomic region ATGCCGAGCACGTGATTGGTCGCCTCCAGCACCGGCGGGAGATCATCCACCAGCGTGCCGGACCAATCGAAAATCAGGTTGCGAAACATGGAAAGGGTATCAGTCAGCCGACCTGGAAACGGATGCTCTTCACCACCCCGGCACCGGCGGCTTGCTGGACCTTTTGCAGCAGCACCCCGCGGGTCTGCTCTAGGTGAAAGCGCATCGCCGGTTGCAGCACGTTGAGGGTGAGGCAGCCGCCCTTCAGCGAGGCTGGGGTGGCATGGCGCGCGACGAAATCGCCGGCGACCTCCTTCCACATCTCCCTCAGCCGCTCCTCATCGATGCCCTCGGTGGCACCCGCTTGCTTGAGGATGGCGCCCAGGAATTCCTTCGGCAGGTGCAGCCGGGAGTCGAGACGCACCGGCTCCT from Luteolibacter arcticus harbors:
- a CDS encoding DUF721 domain-containing protein, with protein sequence MAKESRLEAMRRAVLREWLGGEEPVRLDSRLHLPKEFLGAILKQAGATEGIDEERLREMWKEVAGDFVARHATPASLKGGCLTLNVLQPAMRFHLEQTRGVLLQKVQQAAGAGVVKSIRFQVG